One genomic segment of Clostridium estertheticum subsp. estertheticum includes these proteins:
- a CDS encoding glycoside hydrolase family 127 protein, with protein sequence MQNEINIKDIIITDDFWSKYIRLVKDEMIPYQWNVLNDEANIKIDAERDDENIPIEKSHAIENFKIAAGLKSGHHYGYVFQDSDVYKWLEAVSYSLINDSNSELENIADGVIDLIGLAQQKDGYLDTYFTIDDKERMFKRLLESHELYCAGHFMEAAAAYYSVTGKRKIIDIACNLADCINRYFGPEEGKIHGYDGHEEVEIGLAKLYSVTKDKKYLELSKYFLYERGKDSNFLKDQLKDDNNKTFILPGMGKLPQKYFQVHQPILKQETAEGHSVRLMYMCTAMADIAYLTNDKEMLEACTKLWNNITSKRMYITGGIGSTVIGEAFTFDYDLPNDTMYCETCASVGLIFFAFNMLKNEPLSLYGNVMERSLYNSTISGMALDGKHFFYVNPLEVDPVASKNDPGKSHVKVTRSEWFGCACCPPNLARTLTSLGKYIYTNLNNTIYTHLYMSNEVDILINNNKVSIKQETNYPWAGDIKFSLNIEKSSNFSMAFRIPDWCYSYSVKVNDEKAEYKIVNGYISILREWNTFDTIEIQLDMEIQEIVANPNIKDDLGKVAIQRGPFIYCLEQVDNGENLHLIKLLKSSRYEYEFDSKLLGGVGKIKSKAKKLIIDDSWEGQLYRSDKKSPIYEACEITFVPYYSWANRSVGEMRVFINKDL encoded by the coding sequence ATGCAAAATGAGATAAACATAAAAGATATTATTATTACAGATGATTTTTGGTCTAAGTATATAAGATTGGTTAAAGATGAAATGATTCCATATCAATGGAATGTGCTTAATGATGAGGCTAATATAAAAATTGATGCTGAGCGAGATGATGAGAATATTCCAATTGAAAAAAGTCATGCAATTGAAAATTTTAAAATTGCAGCGGGACTAAAAAGTGGTCATCATTATGGCTATGTTTTTCAAGATAGTGATGTTTATAAATGGCTAGAGGCTGTTTCATATTCTTTGATTAATGATAGTAACTCTGAACTTGAAAACATAGCTGATGGCGTTATAGACTTGATAGGACTCGCTCAACAAAAGGATGGATATTTAGATACTTATTTTACTATTGATGATAAGGAAAGAATGTTTAAACGTCTACTAGAAAGTCACGAATTATATTGCGCAGGTCATTTTATGGAAGCAGCAGCTGCTTATTATAGTGTTACAGGAAAAAGAAAGATAATAGATATTGCTTGTAATTTAGCTGATTGTATTAATAGATATTTTGGCCCAGAAGAGGGCAAGATTCATGGATATGACGGTCATGAAGAAGTAGAAATTGGTTTAGCAAAACTATACTCAGTAACTAAAGATAAAAAATACTTGGAATTAAGTAAATACTTTTTATATGAAAGGGGTAAAGATAGTAATTTTCTTAAAGATCAATTAAAAGATGATAATAATAAAACTTTTATACTTCCAGGAATGGGAAAATTACCTCAGAAGTATTTTCAAGTGCATCAACCAATTCTTAAGCAAGAAACTGCTGAAGGACATTCGGTTAGACTTATGTATATGTGCACAGCTATGGCAGATATAGCTTATTTAACGAATGATAAAGAAATGCTAGAAGCGTGCACAAAATTATGGAATAATATTACTAGTAAACGAATGTATATAACAGGAGGTATTGGTTCGACTGTAATAGGGGAAGCCTTCACTTTTGACTATGATTTGCCTAATGACACAATGTATTGTGAAACTTGTGCATCGGTGGGATTAATATTCTTTGCTTTTAATATGCTTAAAAACGAACCGCTAAGTTTATATGGAAATGTTATGGAAAGAAGTTTATATAATTCTACTATTAGTGGAATGGCACTTGATGGAAAACATTTCTTTTATGTAAACCCCTTAGAAGTTGATCCAGTAGCTAGTAAAAATGATCCAGGCAAAAGTCATGTAAAGGTAACTAGATCAGAATGGTTTGGATGTGCATGTTGTCCTCCTAACCTTGCAAGAACATTGACTTCTTTAGGTAAGTACATTTATACCAACCTTAATAACACAATATATACACATTTATATATGTCTAATGAAGTTGATATCTTAATAAATAATAATAAAGTTTCTATTAAACAAGAGACAAACTACCCATGGGCTGGCGATATTAAGTTTTCTTTAAATATTGAGAAATCAAGTAATTTTAGTATGGCTTTTAGAATACCTGATTGGTGTTATTCGTATTCTGTTAAAGTTAACGATGAAAAAGCGGAATATAAAATTGTAAATGGTTATATCTCTATTTTAAGAGAGTGGAATACATTTGATACAATAGAAATCCAGCTAGATATGGAAATCCAAGAAATAGTAGCAAATCCAAATATTAAAGATGATTTAGGTAAAGTTGCAATTCAAAGGGGACCTTTTATATACTGCTTAGAGCAAGTAGATAATGGTGAAAATTTGCATTTAATTAAACTACTTAAATCTTCTAGGTATGAATATGAATTTGATTCTAAACTCCTTGGGGGCGTTGGTAAAATTAAAAGCAAAGCTAAAAAACTAATTATAGATGATAGTTGGGAGGGACAACTATATAGAAGTGATAAAAAAAGTCCTATATATGAGGCGTGTGAAATTACATTTGTTCCATATTATAGTTGGGCTAACCGATCTGTAGGTGAAATGAGGGTATTTATAAACAAAGATTTATAG
- a CDS encoding AraC family transcriptional regulator produces MLYFKTNVSVPLSYYKSGQFICEKNWQHKSFILENDYEIIIGIKGIIYIKQNEDKYEVNPGDVLFLLPGMLHSGYAPSDEGSSFYWLHFLCTSNEIILTKSEIYQEIISILNTESLHEDILLPTFLSLIDTGKVFIYIKQILHIANSLYYTHLSTDYLVSELAIELTQQFINSFSLSVTKENSVNKRFFQILEWIRVNVTKDISVQMVAKKSNFSADHLTRLFKKHIGMSTLQYINSIKINKAKELLLNSEKSIKEISYTLCFKDDKYFMKLFKKYEGITPTQYRDAYPKTYINTDSSDPLIPLPSYLSHNK; encoded by the coding sequence ATGCTCTATTTTAAGACAAATGTAAGTGTACCTCTCTCTTATTACAAATCTGGTCAATTTATATGCGAAAAAAATTGGCAGCATAAATCTTTTATTCTAGAAAATGACTATGAAATTATCATTGGAATTAAAGGAATCATTTATATTAAACAAAATGAGGATAAGTATGAAGTAAATCCAGGTGATGTTTTATTTTTACTCCCAGGTATGTTACATTCCGGATATGCACCCTCAGATGAGGGTAGTAGTTTTTACTGGCTTCATTTTTTATGTACTTCAAATGAGATAATATTAACTAAATCTGAGATCTATCAAGAAATCATTTCAATATTAAATACGGAAAGTTTACATGAAGATATTTTATTGCCAACTTTTTTATCATTAATTGATACTGGAAAAGTGTTCATTTACATAAAACAAATTTTACATATAGCTAATTCACTGTATTATACACATTTATCAACTGATTATTTAGTATCTGAACTTGCCATAGAATTAACTCAACAATTTATAAACTCATTTAGTTTGTCAGTAACAAAAGAAAATTCAGTAAATAAAAGATTTTTTCAAATATTAGAATGGATAAGAGTAAATGTTACTAAAGACATATCTGTGCAAATGGTAGCTAAGAAGTCTAATTTTAGTGCCGATCATCTAACGAGATTATTCAAAAAACATATTGGAATGAGTACTCTTCAATATATAAATAGTATTAAGATAAATAAAGCAAAAGAACTATTATTGAACTCAGAAAAAAGCATTAAAGAAATCTCTTATACTTTATGTTTTAAAGATGATAAATATTTCATGAAATTATTTAAGAAATATGAAGGAATAACTCCGACTCAATATAGAGACGCATACCCTAAAACTTATATTAACACAGATTCATCTGATCCACTCATCCCTTTGCCTAGTTATTTATCACATAATAAGTAA
- the pepF gene encoding oligoendopeptidase F yields MSEVQKLKTRDQVDSKYKWNVEKIYENSSVWEKDFEILKAKVPNMKKFSGKLSIPEELLSFLESNVEIERLLDKLLVYAHLRGDEDTGKAEFQVLKNKIDTYGAEVSSATAFFIPELLSLPERAVDEAIVKVPKLKLYKFYLSDIISQKDHTLSAEAEKLLASVSDCLSAPGNIFGMLTNADMTFPCIKDEKGNEVELTEGNYSNFIKSKDRRVRKDAFETLFSTYKGFSNTLTASLTSSIKNFIFNAKTRNYSCALESSLKPNNIPVEVYDNVVDTINNNLSSLHRYVSIKKKLLGLDEMHMYDLYVPIIDAEENHIEYEDAVKIALEGIKPLGQEYLDIFKEGINEGWVDVFQNKGKRSGAYSWGCFDSMPYVLLNYNYQLNDVSTLVHEMGHSIHSYYSRKTQPYIYSGYELFCAEVASITNECLLIDYQIKNENDKKKKLFLINQQLEGIRTTVFRQCMFAEFEKVTHEKIEQGNPLSPEDLCKIYHDLNVKYFGPDMVVDAGIDMEWSRIPHFYNDFYVYQYTTGFAAANSFSKMITNEGASAVERYIGFLKSGGSDYPINILKKAGVDMSSPKPLEDTIKRFDELLGMLEKEM; encoded by the coding sequence GTGAGTGAAGTACAAAAACTTAAAACGAGAGATCAAGTCGATAGTAAGTATAAGTGGAATGTTGAAAAAATATATGAGAATTCGTCAGTCTGGGAAAAGGATTTTGAAATACTAAAGGCTAAAGTACCAAATATGAAAAAATTCTCAGGTAAACTAAGTATCCCTGAGGAGTTATTATCATTTTTAGAAAGCAACGTAGAAATTGAAAGACTTTTAGATAAATTGCTTGTGTATGCACATTTAAGAGGAGACGAGGATACAGGCAAGGCTGAATTTCAAGTTCTTAAGAATAAGATTGATACATATGGCGCAGAAGTTTCTAGTGCAACTGCATTTTTTATTCCTGAGTTATTATCATTACCTGAGAGAGCAGTTGATGAGGCAATAGTTAAGGTTCCAAAGCTTAAACTATATAAATTTTATTTATCAGATATTATAAGTCAAAAGGACCATACACTAAGTGCAGAGGCAGAAAAGCTTTTGGCGTCTGTTAGTGATTGTTTAAGTGCGCCAGGAAATATATTTGGAATGCTTACAAATGCAGACATGACATTTCCGTGTATAAAGGATGAAAAGGGTAATGAGGTCGAATTAACTGAAGGGAACTATAGCAATTTTATAAAATCAAAGGATAGAAGGGTAAGAAAAGATGCTTTTGAAACATTATTTTCAACATATAAAGGATTTAGTAATACTTTAACAGCATCTTTAACATCTTCGATAAAGAACTTTATATTTAATGCAAAAACAAGAAATTATTCATGTGCACTTGAAAGTTCTTTAAAACCTAATAATATTCCAGTGGAGGTTTACGATAATGTAGTTGATACTATAAATAACAATTTATCCTCTCTTCATAGGTATGTAAGCATTAAGAAGAAGCTTCTAGGGCTTGATGAAATGCATATGTACGATTTATATGTGCCTATAATTGATGCAGAGGAAAATCATATTGAATATGAAGACGCAGTTAAAATAGCACTCGAGGGTATTAAACCACTAGGACAAGAGTATTTAGACATCTTCAAAGAAGGCATTAATGAGGGATGGGTAGATGTATTCCAAAATAAAGGTAAACGCTCAGGAGCGTATTCTTGGGGCTGTTTTGATAGTATGCCATACGTGCTTTTGAATTATAATTATCAATTAAATGATGTATCCACGCTTGTTCACGAAATGGGACACTCTATTCATTCATATTATTCAAGAAAGACTCAACCATATATATATTCAGGGTATGAGTTATTTTGCGCAGAGGTTGCATCTATAACTAATGAATGTTTATTAATAGATTATCAAATTAAAAATGAGAATGATAAAAAAAAGAAATTATTCCTAATAAATCAACAATTAGAGGGAATAAGAACTACAGTATTTAGACAGTGCATGTTTGCAGAATTCGAAAAGGTAACGCATGAAAAGATTGAACAGGGTAATCCGTTGTCTCCAGAGGACTTATGTAAAATTTATCATGATTTAAATGTGAAATATTTTGGACCTGATATGGTAGTGGATGCAGGAATAGATATGGAATGGTCAAGAATTCCTCATTTTTATAATGATTTTTATGTATACCAATATACTACAGGTTTTGCAGCTGCTAATTCTTTCAGTAAAATGATAACTAACGAGGGAGCAAGTGCTGTAGAAAGATATATAGGTTTCTTAAAGAGTGGTGGAAGTGATTATCCAATAAATATACTTAAAAAGGCAGGGGTAGATATGTCATCACCAAAACCTTTAGAAGATACTATAAAAAGATTTGATGAATTATTAGGGATGCTCGAGAAAGAAATGTAA
- a CDS encoding alpha/beta hydrolase → MISENFTFEGKDGLEIFVYKWMPDVDMKVKGVVQLAHGMAETASRYEDFASNLTRNGFIVYANDHRGHGETAGKLEILGELGEDGFNSMVEDMRRLNNIIKEENMILPIFLFGHSMGSFLTQRYICLYGNELKGAILTGTCGKRGIIVDIGRIASKVEIIRKGRNAKSINLNKLIFGSNNNFFKPNRTLFDWLSRDNKEVDKYIENPYCGAIFTAGFFYDFLSGLKSAANAREIKNIPNNLPIYIFGGDKDPVGKNGKGALKLSKTYEKHGARDLTYKLYKDGRHEMLHEINKDEVTNDIIKWINAHLI, encoded by the coding sequence ATGATATCAGAAAATTTTACGTTTGAGGGTAAGGATGGTTTAGAAATATTTGTATACAAATGGATGCCGGATGTGGATATGAAGGTTAAGGGTGTGGTTCAATTAGCACATGGAATGGCGGAAACAGCATCTAGGTATGAAGATTTTGCAAGCAATTTAACACGAAATGGATTTATTGTTTATGCTAATGATCATAGGGGTCATGGGGAAACTGCGGGTAAACTAGAGATTTTAGGAGAATTAGGTGAGGATGGCTTTAATTCAATGGTTGAGGACATGCGTAGATTAAATAATATTATTAAAGAAGAAAATATGATTTTACCTATATTTTTATTCGGGCATAGTATGGGATCCTTCTTAACACAAAGATATATTTGTTTATATGGAAATGAATTAAAGGGTGCTATTCTTACCGGGACTTGCGGCAAGCGGGGGATTATTGTTGATATAGGAAGAATAGCATCAAAAGTGGAAATTATAAGAAAGGGAAGAAATGCTAAAAGCATTAATTTAAATAAATTGATTTTTGGAAGTAATAATAATTTTTTTAAACCAAATAGAACACTCTTTGATTGGCTAAGTAGGGACAACAAAGAAGTGGATAAATATATAGAAAATCCATACTGTGGCGCGATTTTTACAGCGGGCTTTTTCTATGATTTTTTAAGTGGACTTAAGAGTGCAGCAAATGCGAGGGAGATTAAAAATATTCCTAATAATTTACCTATATATATTTTTGGAGGAGATAAGGACCCTGTAGGAAAAAATGGGAAAGGGGCTTTAAAACTTTCTAAGACTTATGAGAAACATGGCGCTCGGGATCTGACTTATAAACTTTATAAAGATGGACGCCATGAAATGCTTCATGAAATCAATAAAGATGAAGTAACTAATGATATAATAAAATGGATTAATGCACATTTAATCTAA
- a CDS encoding flavin reductase family protein has translation MIKTIFKGSAMLNPVPVVLITSKNKEGKINVFTVAWIGMACTKPPMITVAIRPERLSYDYIKESGDFVVNLPTSKMTREVDYCGVRSGKQVDKIHEMNFTMDNAKDVIAPIISDCPISLECKVKSITPLGTHDLFLAEIVNTHVDNTLIDDLGKIHFEMADLITYSHGEYFSVNSKPLGKFGYSVQKKTKPKKSKHKNKA, from the coding sequence ATGATAAAAACCATATTTAAAGGTAGCGCAATGTTAAATCCCGTTCCCGTAGTATTAATTACATCAAAAAATAAAGAAGGTAAAATAAATGTTTTTACAGTAGCGTGGATAGGAATGGCTTGTACAAAACCGCCGATGATAACTGTAGCTATAAGGCCTGAGAGACTTTCCTATGATTACATAAAAGAAAGTGGTGACTTTGTAGTAAATCTGCCTACATCAAAAATGACTCGTGAAGTTGATTATTGCGGAGTCCGTTCTGGTAAACAAGTAGATAAGATCCATGAGATGAACTTCACTATGGACAACGCAAAAGATGTCATAGCACCAATAATATCTGATTGCCCCATATCTTTAGAGTGCAAAGTTAAAAGCATTACCCCTTTGGGTACACATGATTTATTTTTAGCTGAAATAGTAAATACTCATGTTGATAATACTTTAATAGATGATCTTGGAAAAATACACTTTGAAATGGCAGACCTCATTACTTATTCTCATGGGGAATATTTTAGTGTTAATTCTAAACCTTTAGGTAAATTTGGTTACTCAGTTCAGAAAAAAACAAAACCAAAGAAAAGTAAACATAAAAATAAAGCCTGA
- a CDS encoding SPFH domain-containing protein: protein MIIGLILLLLIVVMILTSIKIVNTGYVVLIERFGQFHRILEPGWHFTIVFADFVRRKISTKQQILDIQPQNVITKDNVNISIDNVIFYKVINSRDAVYNIEDYKSGIVYSTITNMRNIVGDMTLDDVLSGRDRINSKLLEIIDEITDAYGIKILSVEIKNIVPPSEIQQAMEKQMRAERDKRAFILTAEGEKQSQIERAEGHKQAQILNAEAEKQANIRRAEGLKESQLLEAEGKARAIETIAIAEAGAIRKVNTAIIESGTNETVIALKQIEALTEMSKNPANKLILPNEILSSFGSISAIGEMLRMDKKSENKVIPTKEIQNKAIPNKSMPNK, encoded by the coding sequence ATGATTATAGGTTTGATTTTATTGTTACTAATTGTCGTTATGATTTTAACATCTATTAAGATTGTTAATACTGGGTATGTAGTTCTAATAGAAAGATTTGGTCAGTTTCATAGGATATTAGAGCCAGGTTGGCATTTTACAATTGTATTTGCAGATTTCGTTAGAAGAAAAATTTCTACTAAGCAACAAATACTCGACATACAACCACAGAATGTTATAACTAAAGATAATGTAAATATATCAATTGATAATGTTATATTTTATAAGGTTATTAATTCAAGAGATGCAGTGTATAATATTGAGGATTATAAATCAGGTATTGTGTATTCAACTATTACTAATATGAGAAATATTGTTGGAGACATGACACTCGATGATGTATTATCAGGAAGAGATAGAATAAATTCTAAGCTTCTTGAAATAATTGATGAAATTACAGATGCTTATGGAATAAAGATTTTATCTGTAGAAATTAAAAACATTGTTCCACCAAGTGAGATTCAACAAGCTATGGAAAAACAAATGAGAGCAGAGAGAGATAAGAGAGCGTTTATTCTTACAGCAGAAGGCGAAAAACAAAGTCAAATTGAAAGAGCAGAAGGACATAAGCAAGCTCAAATATTAAATGCTGAAGCTGAAAAGCAAGCAAATATTAGACGTGCAGAAGGACTTAAAGAATCACAACTTTTAGAAGCAGAAGGTAAAGCAAGGGCTATAGAGACCATTGCAATTGCAGAAGCAGGTGCTATAAGAAAAGTGAATACAGCAATAATTGAGTCAGGTACAAATGAAACTGTAATAGCATTAAAACAGATAGAAGCTCTTACAGAAATGTCTAAAAATCCAGCTAATAAGCTTATTCTTCCAAATGAAATATTATCAAGTTTTGGTAGTATATCAGCAATAGGCGAAATGTTAAGAATGGATAAGAAATCTGAAAATAAAGTAATACCTACTAAAGAAATACAAAACAAAGCAATACCAAACAAATCAATGCCAAATAAATAA
- a CDS encoding NfeD family protein, with product MSWTPMVFWIVVAVAALAIDITTSSFMFVWFAVGAVGAILSIGLGAPIIVQIIVFVAISGVVMSIGYPIVKKTIKKTVKKTLTMEEGYVGQEFTLTKDIDEKGNVKFQGIYWTVKNGGEPLKKGDLVQVTGIEGNKLLISKV from the coding sequence ATGAGCTGGACGCCGATGGTATTTTGGATAGTGGTTGCGGTGGCGGCATTAGCCATTGATATTACAACTAGTAGTTTTATGTTTGTATGGTTTGCTGTAGGAGCAGTTGGAGCAATTCTTTCTATTGGACTCGGTGCACCGATAATTGTGCAAATAATTGTTTTTGTAGCAATTAGTGGAGTGGTTATGTCTATAGGTTATCCTATAGTTAAGAAAACCATAAAAAAAACTGTGAAAAAAACTTTGACTATGGAAGAAGGGTATGTGGGACAAGAATTTACACTAACAAAAGATATTGATGAAAAAGGAAATGTTAAGTTTCAAGGGATTTATTGGACAGTTAAAAATGGTGGAGAACCTTTAAAAAAAGGTGACTTAGTTCAAGTTACTGGTATTGAAGGAAATAAATTATTAATATCTAAAGTATAA
- a CDS encoding NAD(+) synthase → MKTSFIKVSAACPIVNVADIEFNLTNIQKCIKQAYAERSKFIVFPELCITAYTCSDLFSQQRLLEKSEDAIKSLCEFSENKDILIAVGSPLYFNDCLYNCAYIIFNGKLLGIVPKSYIPNYSEFYEKRWFAEGLGIINKTVDLSFASDIPFGTNLLFTCDNIKFGFEICEDLWVTIPPSSYLSLQGANIIANLSASNELVSKADYRKSLVSSQSARCMCSYLYASSGVFESSTDLVFSGHLLIGENGLLLKENNRFQRENEVITSIIDINKLNSERMKNTSFRNTNSICPFEVKEISFQFENMDFGIFDRDIDKYPFVPSDQLKREVRCAEIFNIQSSALAKRFSFTGLNKAIVGISGGLDSTLALLVIVKTFDKLKIPLKNIITITMPGFGTTDRTYLNAVNLCKNLGTDLREINIVDACLLHFKDIGHPVGKHDVTYENVQARERTQILMDLANKEGGLLIGTGDLSELALGWCTYNGDHMSMYSVNCSIPKTLVRYLVKYVADKESSKEVADILLDILDTPVSPELMPKDKSGKITQKTEDIVGPYVLHDFFLYYFMKQGATPEKILFLAKQAFIGDFEEIIIIKWFDKFIKRFFTQQFKRSALPDGPKVGTISVSPRGDLRMPSDASYNSFL, encoded by the coding sequence TTGAAAACTTCTTTTATAAAGGTTTCTGCCGCTTGTCCAATAGTAAATGTGGCAGATATAGAATTCAACTTAACTAACATACAAAAATGTATTAAACAGGCTTACGCAGAAAGATCAAAATTCATAGTTTTTCCAGAACTTTGTATAACGGCTTACACTTGTTCAGATTTATTTTCGCAACAGCGATTGTTAGAAAAATCTGAAGATGCAATTAAATCTCTATGTGAGTTTTCTGAAAATAAAGATATATTAATTGCTGTTGGCTCTCCATTATACTTTAATGATTGTCTATATAATTGCGCTTACATAATATTTAACGGAAAACTTCTAGGAATAGTGCCCAAAAGCTATATTCCTAATTATTCTGAGTTTTACGAAAAAAGATGGTTTGCAGAGGGCCTTGGCATAATAAACAAAACCGTAGATCTTTCTTTTGCTAGTGACATTCCTTTTGGAACAAACCTATTATTTACTTGTGACAACATTAAATTTGGTTTTGAAATTTGCGAAGATCTTTGGGTAACTATTCCTCCAAGTAGCTACTTGTCCCTTCAAGGTGCAAATATAATTGCCAACCTATCTGCATCTAATGAATTAGTTAGTAAAGCTGATTACAGAAAATCCTTAGTATCATCTCAAAGCGCAAGATGTATGTGTTCTTATTTATATGCATCCTCAGGTGTTTTTGAATCTTCTACAGATTTAGTTTTCAGTGGTCATCTTTTAATTGGTGAAAATGGTTTATTATTAAAAGAAAATAATAGATTTCAAAGAGAAAATGAAGTTATTACATCTATTATTGATATAAATAAGTTGAATAGTGAAAGAATGAAAAATACAAGTTTTAGAAATACTAATTCCATATGTCCTTTTGAAGTAAAAGAAATTTCTTTTCAATTTGAAAATATGGATTTTGGCATTTTTGATAGAGATATTGATAAATATCCTTTTGTTCCGTCGGATCAACTTAAACGTGAAGTACGCTGCGCAGAAATATTTAATATTCAATCTTCAGCTCTTGCTAAAAGATTTTCATTCACTGGACTTAATAAAGCAATAGTTGGAATTTCTGGAGGTCTTGATTCAACACTAGCCCTACTTGTTATAGTTAAAACCTTTGATAAACTAAAAATACCATTAAAAAACATTATAACTATAACTATGCCTGGTTTTGGGACTACAGATAGGACTTATTTGAATGCAGTAAATTTATGCAAAAATTTAGGTACTGATCTTAGAGAAATAAATATAGTTGACGCATGTCTTTTGCATTTTAAAGATATAGGTCATCCAGTAGGTAAACATGATGTGACTTATGAGAATGTTCAAGCAAGAGAAAGAACTCAAATTCTTATGGACCTTGCAAATAAGGAAGGTGGACTATTAATAGGTACAGGTGATTTATCAGAACTTGCTTTAGGTTGGTGCACATATAACGGAGATCATATGTCTATGTACTCTGTAAATTGTTCAATTCCTAAGACATTGGTTAGATATTTAGTCAAATATGTAGCAGATAAAGAATCGTCAAAAGAAGTCGCAGACATTCTTTTAGATATTCTTGATACCCCAGTAAGTCCTGAACTTATGCCTAAAGATAAAAGTGGAAAAATAACGCAAAAGACCGAAGACATAGTAGGACCCTATGTACTCCATGACTTCTTCCTTTATTATTTTATGAAGCAAGGAGCAACTCCTGAAAAAATATTATTTTTAGCAAAACAAGCATTTATTGGTGACTTTGAAGAAATCATAATAATTAAGTGGTTCGATAAATTTATAAAGAGATTTTTCACTCAACAATTTAAACGTTCAGCACTGCCTGATGGTCCAAAAGTGGGAACAATAAGTGTTTCTCCAAGGGGCGATCTTAGAATGCCATCAGACGCTAGTTATAATTCTTTCCTTTAA
- a CDS encoding YaaR family protein, translating to MEISRTRRNSTISTDKKPIQNKMDFSQNFSSARHNKSEEQLKDMMDDIKKKGNRLSTTKCYADVKAYKNLIKEYLQSVLKHMYEVKKDISFWQTQYFITVDTVDAKLEELTQMLLSQEKDNLKVANTIDEISGLIVDIYK from the coding sequence ATGGAAATATCAAGAACTAGAAGAAATTCGACTATTTCAACAGATAAAAAACCTATTCAAAATAAAATGGACTTTTCTCAAAACTTTAGTTCTGCTAGGCATAATAAATCAGAGGAGCAGCTAAAGGATATGATGGATGATATAAAAAAGAAAGGAAATAGGTTAAGTACTACAAAATGTTATGCTGATGTTAAAGCATATAAAAACTTAATTAAAGAATACTTGCAGTCTGTTTTGAAACATATGTACGAGGTTAAAAAAGATATTAGTTTTTGGCAAACACAATATTTTATAACAGTAGATACTGTAGATGCTAAACTTGAAGAACTTACTCAAATGTTACTTAGTCAGGAAAAAGATAATCTTAAGGTAGCGAATACTATTGATGAAATTTCAGGTTTAATAGTTGATATATATAAGTGA
- a CDS encoding chromate transporter, producing MFWTFFKIGSFTFGGGYAMIPLIETEVVSKKKWLSKEDFLDIVVISQTFPGALAVNCSIFIGYRIGGLIGAIIGLLGVVLPSFFIILCISIFFMRFREYYYVNLIFKGISAAVPVLVLIAVVSLSKSLKKSYANLIVTLVSVASILFFKVSPVIVILLSALYGVIFLGKKVK from the coding sequence ATGTTTTGGACTTTCTTTAAAATAGGTTCTTTTACCTTCGGTGGAGGTTATGCAATGATCCCACTTATTGAAACTGAAGTTGTAAGTAAAAAAAAGTGGCTTTCAAAAGAAGACTTTTTAGATATAGTCGTTATTTCCCAGACTTTTCCGGGAGCCTTAGCTGTTAATTGCAGCATATTTATTGGTTATAGAATTGGTGGTCTAATTGGAGCTATCATTGGACTTCTAGGGGTTGTTTTACCTTCATTTTTTATAATTCTATGCATATCTATTTTTTTTATGAGATTTCGTGAGTATTACTATGTAAATTTAATTTTTAAAGGTATTTCTGCTGCAGTACCAGTGCTTGTACTTATAGCTGTAGTAAGTTTATCAAAATCTCTAAAGAAAAGTTATGCAAATCTTATTGTAACTTTAGTGTCAGTTGCAAGCATATTATTTTTTAAAGTAAGTCCTGTTATAGTTATACTTTTATCTGCTTTATATGGAGTTATATTTCTTGGAAAGAAGGTGAAGTAA